Within the Thermanaeromonas toyohensis ToBE genome, the region TACCCAACCGCCCCTGTGGGAAGCCTGCCTGAAGGCCTACCTAATGAAGACGATGCAAAGAAAGCCTTGGATATTGCTAAACGGGTGAGAGACTTTGTTAAAGTAAGGGAAAGAAGCGACTAAGCAATTATGGCCGGTGGTGCTTTCGCCACCGGCTTTTTTATTTAAAAGCACAGCAAAGGGGGTTCAACCTTGATAACCATTAACAAGAGCGGGAATGAACAGCTGAGGATCCAGTCCGGCACCTACAAAGGTATCGAGTATATCGATATCCGGGTGTACTACTACAACGCTGCCCAGCAGGAGTGGAAACCCTCGCGGAAAGGTGTGGCCTTTAAACGGGAGCTCCTGCTGGAAGTGGTAAGAGCCCTGGAACAAGTGGCCGGGGAACACAAACAGCAAGCTTCTTAAAGTTCTTCTTCCGGGCCTAGCCGGTGGTAATAGCGCCACCGGCTATTTTTTTGACAGTCCCAATACCCGGAGGCGATCTTTATGCTAGTATCCGATACCCCAATTATCTTGCAGGATGGCAGGAGGAAGAACTGGTTCTGGGAGAGCAATTCTATCTTCGACTGTAACCTTTCCTGTTATGCCCTGGTGGTAAGGTTATATCTTGCAAGATGTGCAGGGGAAAACCGGGTAGCTTTCCCCTCTATTTCCAATATTGCTGCACATTGTGGCATTAGTCGCGCCACTGTGAAAAGGGCACTGGCTGAACTGGAAGAAAAAGGTCTACTACTAAAAGAGATTCGTCAAAATGAAAGTGGTGAATATACCAGCAACGTTTACATATTACTCGACCCTAAGGTTCCTGCTTCAGAGGGAAGCGAGATACCTACCCAGGGTAGTAGGTTCTCACAGAACCTACCCTGTCGCTACATGACAGGGGTAGGTTCTACAGGAACCTACTACCCCCCGGGGGTAGTAGGTTCTGACAGAACCGACCTAGGTTCTGACAGAGCCACTGAAGAAGACTCACTTAAGAATAATAATGTTGTTGTTGTAAATAAGGCCCCCATCGCTGAGACTCCGAAAATTCCCTTGACCGGAACTAGTTGTAAGGTCGAGGCCATCCCTGAAACTCTCAATTCGGTAGGTACCAATCCGGATCCGCATGATTTGCAAGAGAACTTAATGCCGGGCTCACAGACTAATGCGATTTCTAGTCTAGGTGCTAGTGTACAAGATGAAACTTTAGTTAATCACCAGCCTAACTGGACCAACGGGGGAATTTATTTGGGAGAAAAATCGTCCCGGATTAGCTTTAATGATAACACTCATGAAATAATCCAAGACCATATCTCCGCTGGCCCAGCCCGCGAAATCCAGGAAGCGTTCATAAAAGCAACGGGCCAACCTCTAACAGGTAGAGCCTTGGAGGAGTTAATGAACTACTCCTTGGAGTATGTGCTGACAAAGATCGCAATGGTAGAGGTGGGTAAAGAGAAAATTAACGCACCAGGATGGTTACTCGAGGCCTGCCGGGAGGATTATCAGCACTTGCCAGTGAAGGCGAGAAAGAGGCGAACGAACCCCAAAAGCCCTCCGGCTCTAAAGCTCCCAGACGCCAGCAAGGACGATAAGTATAGAGACCTATACCGGCTGGTCTAGCCGACAAGCCTTGTGCCGCCGCCACGCCTGTCCCTTCGGTCCGGCGTCGCGGCGGGCTGTATCAAAGCG harbors:
- a CDS encoding transcriptional coactivator p15/PC4 family protein; the protein is MITINKSGNEQLRIQSGTYKGIEYIDIRVYYYNAAQQEWKPSRKGVAFKRELLLEVVRALEQVAGEHKQQAS
- a CDS encoding helix-turn-helix domain-containing protein translates to MLVSDTPIILQDGRRKNWFWESNSIFDCNLSCYALVVRLYLARCAGENRVAFPSISNIAAHCGISRATVKRALAELEEKGLLLKEIRQNESGEYTSNVYILLDPKVPASEGSEIPTQGSRFSQNLPCRYMTGVGSTGTYYPPGVVGSDRTDLGSDRATEEDSLKNNNVVVVNKAPIAETPKIPLTGTSCKVEAIPETLNSVGTNPDPHDLQENLMPGSQTNAISSLGASVQDETLVNHQPNWTNGGIYLGEKSSRISFNDNTHEIIQDHISAGPAREIQEAFIKATGQPLTGRALEELMNYSLEYVLTKIAMVEVGKEKINAPGWLLEACREDYQHLPVKARKRRTNPKSPPALKLPDASKDDKYRDLYRLV